One window of the Pantoea cypripedii genome contains the following:
- a CDS encoding L-dopachrome tautomerase-related protein — translation MKHSLKALVAALTLTAAGQVLAQDTLPVKLPTQQDSRLQQVTTSPRVWNGITVSHDGRIFASLTQSEGSGLQLAEVVNGKLKAYPDESWNQWQSQDPEHHFYHVNALRIGPDGDLWVMDAGNKGIGTGDQAVPGAAKLVRINLQSGKVVGSYVFKAPTLKATSYLDDVRFNGDFAYLTDPGAVGLVVLNMKSGKSWRVLDDHPLSIDHQPIYADGKKLYLRDGREKRVGLDQLEVSPDGKWLYYQAIPGPLARIETRYLNDEKLSAPEVAKHAHKVRDTWSTGGTAIDAEGNIYASDINTRSIKRIAPDGTVTTVIQDPRLVWIDAMWISKGALWMPSAQINRTPATTGGKPSTVEYPVKLYRLPLPIAPSPRDHG, via the coding sequence ATGAAACATTCACTCAAGGCGCTGGTAGCCGCGCTGACATTAACCGCCGCTGGACAGGTGCTGGCACAGGATACGTTGCCGGTAAAATTGCCGACGCAGCAGGACAGCCGTCTGCAACAGGTTACTACCTCGCCTCGCGTGTGGAATGGCATCACCGTGAGCCATGATGGCCGCATTTTCGCTTCGCTGACCCAATCAGAAGGCAGCGGTTTGCAACTGGCCGAAGTGGTTAACGGCAAGCTTAAGGCTTATCCCGACGAAAGCTGGAATCAGTGGCAAAGCCAGGATCCTGAACATCATTTTTACCATGTGAATGCGTTACGTATCGGCCCGGATGGCGATCTGTGGGTAATGGATGCGGGTAATAAAGGCATTGGCACGGGCGATCAGGCGGTGCCAGGTGCGGCCAAGCTGGTGCGCATCAACCTGCAAAGCGGCAAAGTGGTGGGCAGCTATGTGTTTAAAGCCCCCACGCTGAAGGCTACCAGCTACCTGGACGATGTGCGTTTCAATGGTGATTTCGCCTATCTGACCGATCCTGGTGCGGTAGGTCTGGTGGTATTGAACATGAAAAGCGGCAAAAGCTGGCGTGTTCTGGACGACCATCCGCTCTCCATCGATCACCAGCCAATCTATGCCGACGGCAAGAAACTGTACCTGCGCGACGGTCGTGAAAAACGTGTGGGCCTCGATCAGCTGGAAGTCTCACCGGACGGTAAATGGTTGTACTACCAGGCCATTCCCGGTCCACTGGCTCGCATTGAGACGCGTTATCTGAACGATGAGAAACTCTCAGCACCCGAGGTAGCGAAACATGCTCATAAAGTCCGTGATACCTGGAGCACGGGCGGCACGGCGATTGATGCTGAAGGGAATATTTACGCCTCGGACATCAATACCCGCAGCATAAAACGTATTGCGCCTGATGGTACGGTCACGACCGTGATTCAGGACCCGCGCCTGGTGTGGATCGATGCGATGTGGATCTCCAAAGGTGCGTTGTGGATGCCGTCGGCACAAATCAACCGTACGCCTGCCACTACCGGCGGTAAACCTTCCACCGTGGAATACCCGGTAAAACTCTATCGTCTGCCTTTACCGATTGCGCCGTCACCGCGCGATCACGGGTAA
- a CDS encoding H-NS family nucleoid-associated regulatory protein, producing the protein MSDALKALNNLRTLRAQARDVEVEVLNEMLEKLSAIIAERRDEVAAENAALREKEEKLALYKEMLLNDGIDISELAQLTQGESKPKAKRAPRPAKYKFTDENGDEKFWTGQGRTPSPIKSVIDAGGSLDDFLI; encoded by the coding sequence ATGAGCGATGCACTGAAGGCATTGAACAATCTTCGCACACTGCGTGCACAGGCACGAGATGTTGAGGTTGAAGTTTTAAACGAAATGCTGGAAAAACTCAGCGCGATAATCGCCGAACGTCGTGATGAAGTGGCTGCGGAAAATGCCGCGCTGCGTGAGAAAGAAGAGAAACTGGCACTGTATAAAGAGATGCTGCTTAACGACGGTATCGATATTTCTGAACTGGCGCAATTAACCCAGGGCGAAAGCAAACCTAAAGCGAAACGCGCACCGCGTCCGGCCAAATATAAATTCACTGATGAAAATGGTGATGAGAAATTCTGGACGGGTCAGGGTCGTACACCATCGCCAATCAAAAGCGTCATTGACGCTGGCGGTTCGCTGGATGATTTCCTGATTTAA
- a CDS encoding LysR family transcriptional regulator, producing MELKDLHYLLAVKETGHLGKAAQSLGITQPALTKCLQRLEKFYATRLILKVGRGMQLTEAGLLLCERAQKVVHMMQVTRQDLQALGAGTAGVIRLGVAATAAEFMLPMLSRDLLHKAPTARLEVTVGMNDLLQKLLRENKIDLILGFLPDGNSEFVTRPLIDDPVVIAASRRHPLANIHPTPEQLDQYSWLLPSSNVATRQWLEQRLRSGGYAPPRVQMESNTLSPLRQVIASTQLLSFLSRRLLKGEGDDAMLVEIPLPLVIMPRTFGWQFRSLSELSPASRLLVELAEKRWHW from the coding sequence ATGGAGCTAAAAGACCTGCATTATTTGCTGGCGGTGAAGGAAACCGGACACCTTGGCAAAGCGGCACAATCCCTTGGTATCACCCAGCCAGCGCTGACCAAATGTCTCCAGCGGCTGGAAAAGTTCTATGCCACACGGCTGATTTTAAAGGTCGGGCGGGGTATGCAACTGACGGAAGCGGGACTGCTACTTTGTGAACGTGCTCAAAAAGTGGTGCACATGATGCAGGTGACGCGCCAGGATTTGCAGGCGCTGGGGGCAGGTACTGCTGGGGTGATTCGGCTCGGGGTGGCCGCGACGGCGGCGGAATTTATGCTGCCTATGCTGAGCCGCGATCTGCTGCACAAAGCACCGACAGCCCGGCTTGAAGTGACGGTAGGCATGAACGATCTGCTGCAGAAACTGCTGCGGGAAAACAAGATCGATCTGATCCTCGGATTTCTGCCGGACGGCAACAGTGAGTTTGTCACCCGCCCACTCATTGATGATCCGGTGGTAATCGCTGCCAGCCGTCGTCATCCGCTGGCGAATATTCACCCCACGCCGGAGCAACTGGATCAATACAGTTGGTTGCTGCCATCATCGAACGTCGCTACGCGCCAGTGGCTGGAACAGCGCCTGCGGAGCGGTGGCTATGCGCCACCACGGGTCCAGATGGAAAGTAATACCTTGTCGCCATTGCGTCAGGTGATTGCCAGTACGCAACTCCTGAGTTTTCTCTCGCGCCGCTTGCTAAAAGGCGAGGGTGATGACGCCATGCTGGTGGAAATCCCGTTACCTTTGGTGATCATGCCCCGTACTTTTGGCTGGCAGTT
- a CDS encoding CitMHS family transporter encodes MLLILSVLMIGCFIGLLMSKKLSALTALIIIPTLFALFSGHGAEMGSMVIKGLRTVAPTGVMLIFAMLYFMSVTDAGMFDPIIKRIVSAVDGDPVKIFIGTALLGFIVALDGDGATVYMIVLSAFMPIYERVGLSKLSVACLLLQCTGLGNMFPWGGPTARAATAVHADVATLFVPMLLPLLACVVWTFVMAWLLGRNERKRIGFAAGSSAMISGLQFEEKPCVAWRFWFNWVLTIALMTLLMLDVVPMAYLFMLATAIMFVVNYPQLSQQQEQMARHAPAILAVAGLIFAAAVFTGIFSETGMADSLATAIVNVIPPALGPYLAVITAVISIPVTWMVSNDVFYFGMLPVLVQAAGHYGIEPIEMARAALVGQPVHILSPLVASTYLLIGMLKLDYAQAQRFTLRWSFITCLVLLLVALITGCFPFYRDA; translated from the coding sequence ATGCTGCTAATTCTCAGTGTGCTTATGATTGGCTGTTTTATCGGCTTATTAATGAGCAAAAAACTCTCTGCCCTGACGGCATTGATTATTATCCCAACACTTTTCGCGCTATTTTCCGGGCATGGTGCGGAGATGGGCAGTATGGTGATTAAAGGATTGCGCACCGTCGCCCCTACCGGCGTGATGCTGATTTTCGCCATGCTTTATTTTATGAGCGTTACCGATGCCGGGATGTTTGATCCAATAATTAAACGCATTGTCTCTGCCGTCGATGGTGACCCGGTCAAAATATTCATCGGCACTGCCCTGCTGGGCTTTATTGTGGCGCTGGATGGTGATGGCGCAACGGTATATATGATTGTCCTGTCGGCATTTATGCCGATATATGAACGTGTTGGCTTATCTAAATTGAGCGTTGCCTGCCTGTTATTACAATGTACCGGGTTGGGGAATATGTTTCCGTGGGGTGGTCCCACCGCCCGTGCCGCCACCGCCGTTCATGCTGATGTCGCCACCTTATTCGTACCCATGTTATTACCGCTGCTGGCCTGCGTAGTATGGACCTTTGTGATGGCGTGGCTGCTGGGCCGCAATGAGCGCAAGCGGATTGGTTTTGCTGCCGGGTCATCGGCCATGATTAGCGGCCTGCAATTTGAAGAAAAACCCTGTGTAGCCTGGCGCTTCTGGTTTAACTGGGTTCTGACCATCGCCCTGATGACGCTGCTGATGCTGGATGTGGTGCCGATGGCGTATCTGTTTATGCTGGCAACGGCGATCATGTTTGTCGTTAACTACCCCCAGCTCAGCCAGCAACAGGAGCAGATGGCACGCCATGCGCCAGCCATCCTCGCCGTGGCCGGTTTAATTTTCGCCGCTGCGGTGTTTACCGGGATCTTCTCCGAAACCGGTATGGCAGATAGCCTGGCAACCGCCATTGTGAATGTGATTCCCCCGGCACTGGGGCCTTATCTGGCGGTGATTACTGCGGTGATCAGTATTCCAGTGACCTGGATGGTCTCCAACGATGTGTTTTATTTCGGCATGTTGCCGGTGCTGGTTCAGGCAGCGGGACATTATGGTATCGAACCGATTGAAATGGCGCGCGCCGCGTTAGTGGGCCAGCCGGTGCATATTCTCAGCCCGCTGGTGGCCTCAACTTATTTACTGATCGGTATGCTGAAACTGGATTATGCCCAGGCGCAACGTTTCACTCTGCGCTGGTCATTTATTACCTGTCTGGTATTACTGCTGGTTGCACTGATTACCGGATGTTTCCCTTTTTATCGCGATGCTTAA